Proteins from a genomic interval of Neoarius graeffei isolate fNeoGra1 chromosome 24, fNeoGra1.pri, whole genome shotgun sequence:
- the fancg gene encoding Fanconi anemia group G protein, whose amino-acid sequence MSPNLVDRWTEENNNIAKKWKEYESRRPPIQDIKKHCYTECVKLQQKVQGLPAQTGHLKLELTVAYNTLLFSLSCGTPKETNDCINNILIRALEAVCKQVPSYDLVPLWQVVLKTFGGTVYEPWIHKLLLIQWAVWLSECHYEGILHLLLQVNHKSAPSGDLLAETRNLTFSTEEDTSLLVALATKDLKELLYVCTFISNGVAQIKKEKYIEALVVLQEARTQPSPRALLAHVHMLTGLCYAKLQQPQSALQCYRKALEVDFNCHRALYQSSEVYRQLGNTNAEIEALHLLHSAVMLHAESDPSSTSMPLISPDVLLGSKQIDFICQIPSPLHILHTLGCRCVLSDRNSQGAEYYLDLLASLQSDSKQMPVSDDLSFPRIPVIYLEAAFALLTAKRVWDALAICDEVIAKTADLIPERLLISPSMTVSTELIPLALEADAPEEKLECVLWSGAAYFLQGQAHLQLKDTKEALTNFTRAINQLVKACIKQKVKDPGDYRGAVDHTMKFLEALKGKVLAFRAVCFAERGQLKEALRDFQLSLQATPGCRNTEMWLVEMMWRLDRKQEAAAMWTQILNSTQSPTPVDLPLYLQTWHEDPTAFDLSSLKSKMEEFIQNSFVIA is encoded by the exons ATGTCTCCGAATCTGGTTGACAGATGGACTGAGGAGAATAATAACATCGCCAAAAAGTGGAAG GAATATGAAAGTCGTCGACCGCCTATTCAGGACATAAAGAAGCACTGTTATACAGAATGTGTGAAACTACAGCAAAAAGTTCAAG GTCTGCCAGCCCAAACAGGACACCTTAAGCTTGAGCTCACTGTTGCATACAACACTTTGTTATTTTCACTGAGTTGCGGCACACCAAAGGAGACGAATGATTGCATTAACAATATCTTAATAAGAG CATTAGAGGCTGTATGTAAGCAGGTGCCCAGTTATGATTTGGTTCCATTATGGCAAGTTGTGCTGAAGACCTTCGGTGGTACGGTATAcgaaccatggatccacaaactgCTGCTGATTCAGTGGGCAGTCTGGCTCTCAGAATGCCACTATGAAGGAATCCTGCATTTGCTTCTACAGGTTAATCACAAa AGCGCACCATCAGGGGATCTGCTTGCAGAAACCCGAAACCTTACCTTCTCTACTGAAGAAGACACCTCCCTGCTCGTCGCTTTAGCAACCAAGGACCTTAAGGAGCTTTTGTATGTGTGCACTTTTATTTCTAATG GAGTGGCGCAGATAAAGAAAGAGAAATATATCGAGGCTCTCGTAGTTTTGCAGGAAGCTCGCACTCAACCCTCACCCAGAGCTCTCTTGGCTCATGTTCACATGCTCACAGGCCTTTGCTATGCCAAGCTG caacAGCCCCAGAGTGCCCTTCAGTGTTACAGAAAGGCTTTGGAAGTGGACTTTAATTGCCACAGGGCTCTTTATCAGAGCTCAGAAGTATACAGACAGCTGGGAAACACGAACGCTGAAATAGAGGCCCTGCATCTCCTGCACTCT GCTGTAATGTTGCATGCAGAGAGTGATCCATCAAGTACATCAATGCCATTGATATCTCCTGATGTGCTGCTTGGGAGTAAACAAATCGACTTCATCTGCCAAATTCCATCTCCTCTTCATATATTACACACACTGGGGTGtcgatgtgtgctcagtgacag GAATTCACAAGGGGCTGAATATTATCTCGACCTCTTGGCTTCTCTACAGTCAGACTCAAAACAA ATGCCTGTGAGCGATGACTTGTCATTTCCAAGAATTCCAGTGATCTACCTTGAAGCAGCCTTTGCCCTGTTAACAGCCAAACGGGTTTGGGATGCCCTTGCCATTTGTGATGAGGTCATTGCTAAAACTGCTGATCTTATCCCAGAGAGGTTGTTGATTTCACCATCCATGACCGTTTCCACAGAACTCATCCCTCTGGCACTGGAAGCTGATGCTCCAGAGGAAAAGCTGGAGTGTGTGCTCTGGTCTGGAGCTGCTTACTTCCTCCAAGGACAGGCACATTTACAGCTCAAAGATACGAAAGAGGCATTGACCAATTTTACTCG AGCTATCAATCAATTGGTGAAAGCGTGCATTAAGCAGAAAG TGAAAGATCCAGGAGACTATAGAGGAGCTGTTGATCATACAATGAAGTTCCTGGAAGCTCTGAAAGGAAAAGTGCTTGCATTTAGAGCTGTGTGTTTTGCAGAGAGAGGGCAATTGAAGGAGGCTTTAAGGGACTTTCAGCTCAGTCTTCAGGCCACACCAG GATGCAGGAACACTGAAATGTGGCTAGTGGAGATGATGTGGAGGCTGGACCGCAAGCAGGAAGCGGCAGCCATGTGGACGCAAATCCTTAATTCCACACAATCACCAACACCCGT AGATCTGCCCTTGTATCTGCAAACGTGGCATGAGGATCCGACGGCTTTTGACCTGAGCAGCCTGAAGAGCAAAATGGAGGAATTTATACAGAATAGTTTTGTAATAGCATAG